A stretch of Carya illinoinensis cultivar Pawnee chromosome 14, C.illinoinensisPawnee_v1, whole genome shotgun sequence DNA encodes these proteins:
- the LOC122294715 gene encoding uncharacterized protein LOC122294715, translating to MADNLDELYASLSLTEKENEEVSVEPNRLDELVKSVKFRDLNAEFTLVEFEDSRDRAKVVREGPWSFDKHLGLLKEFDGLIQISKLELVKAPFWVRIHDLPLIARNEYIGKLVGSALGEVLEVDLDKGEMEWGEYMRVRVILDISKPFLRRKRLNVGKGASFWVNFSYERLPDLCFFCGVLGHTLKDCEFPDAVKLDLTKLPYGQWLRAGFLSTRRVVGRREGTNSGAPTVAAPLSPAEGGEPEGMTNQSDIYNVPSVMEPITSVTELDTALVELINSGNKVNVVDELITEANFQVQVFRRLFLL from the exons ATGGCGGATAATTTGGATGAATTGTATGCGAGCTTGTCTTTAACGGAGAAGGAGAATGAGGAGGTGTCGGTGGAGCCGAATAGATTGGACGAA TTGGTGAAGAGTGTGAAGTTTCGCGATTTGAATGCTGAATTTACACTGGTTGAATTTGAAGATAGCCGAGACAGAGCCAAAGTTGTACGTGAAGGTCCTTGGAGTTTTGATAAACATTTGGGTTTATTGAAGGAGTTTGATGGTCTGATACAGATCAGTAAACTTGAACTGGTAAAGGCTCCTTTTTGGGTCCGTATTCATGATCTACCACTGATTGCTCGGAATGAGTATATTGGGAAATTGGTTGGCAGTGCGTTGGGGGAGGTTCTGGAGGTTGATCTGGATAAGGGAGAAATGGAATGGGGGGAGTACATGCGAGTCCGAGTAATATTGGATATTTCCAAACCTTTTTTGCGAAGGAAGCGTTTGAATGTGGGGAAGGGAGCTTCATTCTGGGTGAATTTTTCCTATGAAAGATTACCCGATTTATGTTTTTTCTGTGGAGTGTTAGGACACACGCTAAAGGATTGTGAGTTTCCGGACGCTGTAAAGTTAGATCTGACCAAGCTTCCCTATGGGCAATGGTTGAGAGCCGGCTTCTTGAGTACTCGAAGGGTGGTAGGACGGCGTGAAGGCACAAACTCAGGAGCACCAACAGTGGCAGCACCGCTGTCGCCGGCGGAGGGAGGGGAACCAGAGGGGATGACGAATCAATCTGACATTTACAACGTTCCGTCTGTTATGGAACCAATTACGTCGGTTACAGAGCTGGATACGGCACTAGTTGAGCTAATAAATTCTGGGAATAAAGTTAATGTCGTGGACGAGCTGATTACGGAGGCCAACTTTCAGGTCCAAGTGTTCAGGCGACTTTTTCTGCTATAA